A part of Ictalurus furcatus strain D&B chromosome 8, Billie_1.0, whole genome shotgun sequence genomic DNA contains:
- the poc1b gene encoding POC1 centriolar protein homolog B isoform X3, which produces MASVLIWFQLTNIFWFRRTRHLRDILKATKMLSRVQISVPTTSSWYMIVFPPATGSCDKTLMIWNLNPKSRAFRFVGHQDVVTAVHFSPSGELVASGSRDKTVRLWTPNIKGESMGFKAHTATVRSVSFSADGQRLVTASDDKSVKVWSVHRQKFIYSLNQHTNWVRCARFSPDGRLVASCGDDRTVRLWDTSTRLCVNTFTDYGGPATFVDFDSSGTCIASSGADNTLKIWDIRTNKLIQHYQVHSAAINSFSFHPSGNYLISGSSDSTVKIVDLLEGRLIYTLHGHKGPVLAVAFSREGDLFASGGSDSQVLMWKTNFDALNYREMLSRHRKRVTPDPPPHLTDIYPRSPHLHLAHNGAVEINPAVADVHSAHPHVVEVGEDPFYTTLCFRRVITAWLVLSAFVMAVGGSWTSALMTCAGVSAFSCKCRLNKKNH; this is translated from the exons ATGGCGTCTGTTTTg aTCTGGTTTCAGCTCACAAATATCTTCTGGTTCAGGAGGACCCGACACTTGCGAGACATTTTAAAGGCCACAAAGATGCTGTCACGTGTGCAGATTTCAGTCCCAACAACAAGCAGCTGG TATATGATCGTTTTTCCCCCAGCCACTGGATCCTGTGACAAGACTCTGATGATATGGAACCTCAACCCCAAATCCAGAGCGTTCAGGTTTGTCGGACATCAGGATGTCGTAACCGCCGTGCACTTCTCCCCGTCTGGCGAACTGGTAGCTTCTGGATCAAGGGACAAGACTGTGAGATTATGGACGCCCAATAT CAAAGGAGAGTCGATGGGGTTTAAAGCGCACACGGCAACCGTACGCAGTGTGAGCTTCTCCGCCGATGGTCAGAGGCTGGTTACTGCTTCAGACGACAAGTCTGTGAAAGTGTGGAGTGTGCATCGGCAAAAATTCATCTACTCCCTCAACCAACACACCAACTGGGTGCGCTGTGCCAG GTTTTCTCCAGATGGGCGGTTGGTGGCGTCATGCGGCGATGACAGGACGGTTCGtctttgggacacgtccactcGCCTGTGTGTCAACACGTTTACCGATTACGGCGG ACCAGCAACGTTTGTGGACTTCGACAGCAGCGGTACTTGTATCGCGTCCTCGGGAGCGGACAACACGCTGAAGATCTGGGACATTCGAACAAACAAACTCATTCAGCATTACCAAG tCCACAGTGCCGCCATCAACAGCTTTTCCTTCCACCCGTCGGGGAATTACCTGATCAGCGGCTCCAGCGACAGCACGGTGAAGATCGTGGACCTGCTGGAGGGACGACTGATCTACACTCTCCACGGCCACAAG ggtccAGTGCTGGCCGTGGCATTCTCTCGAGAAGGAGACCTCTTTGCGTCAGGTGGATCTGATAGTCAG GTCCTCATGTGGAAGACCAACTTCGACGCCCTGAACTACAGGGAGATGTTGAGCAGACACAGGAAGCGTGTAACTCCAGATCCTCCTCCTCACCTGACGGACATCTATCCCCGCTCCCCACACCTGCACCTCGCCCACAACGGAGCCGTGGAG ATTAACCCCGCGGTCGCCGACGTCCACTCGGCTCATCCTCACGTGGTGGAGGTAGGAGAGGATCCTTTCTACACTACG CTATGCTTCCGTCGTGTTATCACAGCCTGGCTGGTGCTGAGTGCTTTTGTTATGGCCGTGGGCGGAAGCTGGACCAGTGCTCTGATGACCTGTGCTGGCGTTTCAGCCTTCTCCTGTAAATGcagactgaataaaaaaaaccactga
- the poc1b gene encoding POC1 centriolar protein homolog B isoform X4, with protein sequence MASVLIWFQLTNIFWFRRTRHLRDILKATKMLSRVQISVPTTSSWYMIVFPPATGSCDKTLMIWNLNPKSRAFRFVGHQDVVTAVHFSPSGELVASGSRDKTVRLWTPNIKGESMGFKAHTATVRSVSFSADGQRLVTASDDKSVKVWSVHRQKFIYSLNQHTNWVRCARFSPDGRLVASCGDDRTVRLWDTSTRLCVNTFTDYGGPATFVDFDSSGTCIASSGADNTLKIWDIRTNKLIQHYQVHSAAINSFSFHPSGNYLISGSSDSTVKIVDLLEGRLIYTLHGHKGPVLAVAFSREGDLFASGGSDSQVLMWKTNFDALNYREMLSRHRKRVTPDPPPHLTDIYPRSPHLHLAHNGAVEINPAVADVHSAHPHVVEVGEDPFYTTAGS encoded by the exons ATGGCGTCTGTTTTg aTCTGGTTTCAGCTCACAAATATCTTCTGGTTCAGGAGGACCCGACACTTGCGAGACATTTTAAAGGCCACAAAGATGCTGTCACGTGTGCAGATTTCAGTCCCAACAACAAGCAGCTGG TATATGATCGTTTTTCCCCCAGCCACTGGATCCTGTGACAAGACTCTGATGATATGGAACCTCAACCCCAAATCCAGAGCGTTCAGGTTTGTCGGACATCAGGATGTCGTAACCGCCGTGCACTTCTCCCCGTCTGGCGAACTGGTAGCTTCTGGATCAAGGGACAAGACTGTGAGATTATGGACGCCCAATAT CAAAGGAGAGTCGATGGGGTTTAAAGCGCACACGGCAACCGTACGCAGTGTGAGCTTCTCCGCCGATGGTCAGAGGCTGGTTACTGCTTCAGACGACAAGTCTGTGAAAGTGTGGAGTGTGCATCGGCAAAAATTCATCTACTCCCTCAACCAACACACCAACTGGGTGCGCTGTGCCAG GTTTTCTCCAGATGGGCGGTTGGTGGCGTCATGCGGCGATGACAGGACGGTTCGtctttgggacacgtccactcGCCTGTGTGTCAACACGTTTACCGATTACGGCGG ACCAGCAACGTTTGTGGACTTCGACAGCAGCGGTACTTGTATCGCGTCCTCGGGAGCGGACAACACGCTGAAGATCTGGGACATTCGAACAAACAAACTCATTCAGCATTACCAAG tCCACAGTGCCGCCATCAACAGCTTTTCCTTCCACCCGTCGGGGAATTACCTGATCAGCGGCTCCAGCGACAGCACGGTGAAGATCGTGGACCTGCTGGAGGGACGACTGATCTACACTCTCCACGGCCACAAG ggtccAGTGCTGGCCGTGGCATTCTCTCGAGAAGGAGACCTCTTTGCGTCAGGTGGATCTGATAGTCAG GTCCTCATGTGGAAGACCAACTTCGACGCCCTGAACTACAGGGAGATGTTGAGCAGACACAGGAAGCGTGTAACTCCAGATCCTCCTCCTCACCTGACGGACATCTATCCCCGCTCCCCACACCTGCACCTCGCCCACAACGGAGCCGTGGAG ATTAACCCCGCGGTCGCCGACGTCCACTCGGCTCATCCTCACGTGGTGGAGGTAGGAGAGGATCCTTTCTACACTACG GCTGGCAGCTGA